A stretch of the Notamacropus eugenii isolate mMacEug1 chromosome 2, mMacEug1.pri_v2, whole genome shotgun sequence genome encodes the following:
- the LOC140530158 gene encoding carnitine O-palmitoyltransferase 2, mitochondrial-like isoform X1 produces MALCLALAPGQGAAKRVLRKLITCQRGTLRCSVPSRDLRAFRTRPLKHTEYLHHSIVDTMHYQESLPRLPIPDLVDSVRRYLNAQKPILDDDQFRKTELLSHSFKYGIGKDLHEELVALDELHQDTSYISAMWIDAFLALRDSIAFHSNAALAFQADPNPEQNDQLTRATNLTISAIRFLKTFRAGYLEPEVMHLYPEKTDNEQFKKLIQFISPDIVCTAASLVSAYPLDMSQFYRLFNTTRIPLNKKDDLVTNESGMHILVLRNGNFYVFNVLDGDGNIVKASEIHAHLKYILSNESPTPEFPVGYLTSENRNTWAKLRNELLHNGNEEAMSLVETAIFSLCLDDFSVTDTDQLVQTLHHGEGMNRWFDKSFNLIITKDGSAGINLETSWGDGVAVIRFMNEVFKDSTQEPLVTPHSQVANVDSSHMVRKLDFHLNDTLKEGISEAKENFEAMRKSLTFQCFRFEKGGKAFLKRQKVSPDAMIQLSFQMAFLSLYGQTVPTYEACSTGTFKHGRTEIIRPASVYTKRCSEAFIREAFRYKVRDLRNMLSDCSEYHIRLIREAAMGQGFDRHLFALRFLAASKTGPMIPDFFQDPAYSYLNENILLTNTLSSPLVANIAFAPVVSDGIAVGYSVHQDYLKFTVSSHCGRNVGEFNQGVTKCLENIFSVLEGRPIHS; encoded by the exons ATGGCTCTGTGCCTGGCACTAGCCCCTGGGCAGGGGGCTGCCAAGAGAGTCTTAAGGAAGCTTATAACCTGCCAGAGGGGCACTTTGAGGTGTTCAGTTCCCTCCAGGGACCTTCGAGCCTTCAGAACTCGTCCATTAAAGCACACAGAATACCTACATCACAGCATTGTGGACACCATGCACTATCAGGAAAGCCTGCCCAG gcTACCTATTCCTGATCTGGTAGACTCGGTGAGAAGATACCTCAATGCCCAAAAGCCCATTTTAGATGATGATCAATTCAG GAAAACAGAACTCCTGAGTCATTCTTTTAAATATGGTATTGGAAAAGACCTGCATGAAGAGCTGGTGGCCCTGGATGAACTCCATCAGGATACCAGCTACATTTCag ccATGTGGATTGATGCATTTTTAGCTCTTCGGGATTCTATAGCTTTCCATAGTAATGCAGCTCTCGCCTTCCAAGCAGATCCAAACCCTGAGCAGAATGACCAGCTCACCCGTGCGACCAACCTGACCATATCAGCAATTCGGTTCCTGAAGACCTTCAGGGCTGGATACCTTGAGCCAGAGGTCATGCACCTGTACCCAGAAAAGACCGACAATGAACAATTTAAGAAACTCATTCAGTTCATATCTCCAGATATTGTGTGTACTGCGGCCTCCTTGGTCAGCGCCTATCCTCTGGATATGTCTCAATTCTACAGGCTTTTTAATACAACCCGCATTCCCCTAAACAAGAAGGATGACTTGGTCACCAATGAAAGTGGGATGCACATTTTGGTGCTACGAAATgggaatttttatgtttttaatgttCTGGATGGTGATGGAAATATTGTGAAGGCCTCAGAAATCCATGCCCACCTGAAATACATTCTTTCAAATGAAAGTCCCACCCCTGAATTCCCCGTGGGATACCTGACCAGTGAAAACAGAAACACCTGGGCCAAGTTGCGGAATGAGCTGTTGCATAATGGTAATGAGGAGGCCATGAGTCTTGTGGAAACAGCCATCTTCAGCCTGTGTCTAGATGACTTTTCGGTTACAGATACTGACCAGTTAGTTCAGACCCTCCACCATGGGGAGGGGATGAACCGCTGGTTTGACAAGTCTTTCAACTTGATCATCACCAAGGATGGGTCTGCGGGCATCAACCTGGAGACCTCTTGGGGGGATGGTGTGGCCGTGATCCGTTTCATGAATGAGGTCTTTAAAGACAGCACCCAGGAGCCTCTGGTCACGCCTCACTCTCAAGTTGCCAATGTGGACTCCTCTCACATGGTGAGGAAGCTAGACTTCCACCTGAATGACACTTTAAAAGAGGGCATTTCTGAAGCCAAGGAAAACTTTGAAGCTATGAGGAAGTCCTTGACTTTTCAGTGTTTCCGttttgagaaaggagggaaggccTTCCTCAAGAGGCAGAAGGTGAGCCCCGATGCCATGATCCAGCTGTCTTTCCAGATGGCTTTCCTTTCCCTGTACGGGCAGACAGTACCCACGTATGAGGCCTGCAGCACCGGGACTTTCAAGCATGGCCGCACAGAGATTATCCGGCCTGCCTCTGTTTACACCAAGAGATGCTCTGAGGCTTTCATAAGGGAGGCTTTCCGATACAAAGTGAGGGACCTTCGGAATATGCTGTCTGACTGCTCAGAATACCACATCCGACTGATCCGAGAAGCCGCCATGG GTCAGGGATTCGATAGGCACTTGTTTGCCCTGCGGTTCTTGGCAGCATCGAAGACAGGCCCCATGATTCCCGACTTCTTCCAGGATCCTGCATATTCTTATCTCAATGAAAATATCCTTTTGACAAACACATTGAGCAGCCCCTTGGTGGCCAACATTGCTTTTGCACCAGTGGTGTCAGACGGCATTGCGGTTGGGTATTCAGTTCACCAAGATTACCTGAAATTCACAGTCTCCTCCCACTGTGGCAGAAATGTTGGCGAGTTCAATCAGGGAGTGACAAAGTGcttggaaaatattttcagtgttctagaaGGCAGACCCATTCATAGCTAA
- the LOC140530158 gene encoding carnitine O-palmitoyltransferase 2, mitochondrial-like isoform X2 → MWIDAFLALRDSIAFHSNAALAFQADPNPEQNDQLTRATNLTISAIRFLKTFRAGYLEPEVMHLYPEKTDNEQFKKLIQFISPDIVCTAASLVSAYPLDMSQFYRLFNTTRIPLNKKDDLVTNESGMHILVLRNGNFYVFNVLDGDGNIVKASEIHAHLKYILSNESPTPEFPVGYLTSENRNTWAKLRNELLHNGNEEAMSLVETAIFSLCLDDFSVTDTDQLVQTLHHGEGMNRWFDKSFNLIITKDGSAGINLETSWGDGVAVIRFMNEVFKDSTQEPLVTPHSQVANVDSSHMVRKLDFHLNDTLKEGISEAKENFEAMRKSLTFQCFRFEKGGKAFLKRQKVSPDAMIQLSFQMAFLSLYGQTVPTYEACSTGTFKHGRTEIIRPASVYTKRCSEAFIREAFRYKVRDLRNMLSDCSEYHIRLIREAAMGQGFDRHLFALRFLAASKTGPMIPDFFQDPAYSYLNENILLTNTLSSPLVANIAFAPVVSDGIAVGYSVHQDYLKFTVSSHCGRNVGEFNQGVTKCLENIFSVLEGRPIHS, encoded by the exons ATGTGGATTGATGCATTTTTAGCTCTTCGGGATTCTATAGCTTTCCATAGTAATGCAGCTCTCGCCTTCCAAGCAGATCCAAACCCTGAGCAGAATGACCAGCTCACCCGTGCGACCAACCTGACCATATCAGCAATTCGGTTCCTGAAGACCTTCAGGGCTGGATACCTTGAGCCAGAGGTCATGCACCTGTACCCAGAAAAGACCGACAATGAACAATTTAAGAAACTCATTCAGTTCATATCTCCAGATATTGTGTGTACTGCGGCCTCCTTGGTCAGCGCCTATCCTCTGGATATGTCTCAATTCTACAGGCTTTTTAATACAACCCGCATTCCCCTAAACAAGAAGGATGACTTGGTCACCAATGAAAGTGGGATGCACATTTTGGTGCTACGAAATgggaatttttatgtttttaatgttCTGGATGGTGATGGAAATATTGTGAAGGCCTCAGAAATCCATGCCCACCTGAAATACATTCTTTCAAATGAAAGTCCCACCCCTGAATTCCCCGTGGGATACCTGACCAGTGAAAACAGAAACACCTGGGCCAAGTTGCGGAATGAGCTGTTGCATAATGGTAATGAGGAGGCCATGAGTCTTGTGGAAACAGCCATCTTCAGCCTGTGTCTAGATGACTTTTCGGTTACAGATACTGACCAGTTAGTTCAGACCCTCCACCATGGGGAGGGGATGAACCGCTGGTTTGACAAGTCTTTCAACTTGATCATCACCAAGGATGGGTCTGCGGGCATCAACCTGGAGACCTCTTGGGGGGATGGTGTGGCCGTGATCCGTTTCATGAATGAGGTCTTTAAAGACAGCACCCAGGAGCCTCTGGTCACGCCTCACTCTCAAGTTGCCAATGTGGACTCCTCTCACATGGTGAGGAAGCTAGACTTCCACCTGAATGACACTTTAAAAGAGGGCATTTCTGAAGCCAAGGAAAACTTTGAAGCTATGAGGAAGTCCTTGACTTTTCAGTGTTTCCGttttgagaaaggagggaaggccTTCCTCAAGAGGCAGAAGGTGAGCCCCGATGCCATGATCCAGCTGTCTTTCCAGATGGCTTTCCTTTCCCTGTACGGGCAGACAGTACCCACGTATGAGGCCTGCAGCACCGGGACTTTCAAGCATGGCCGCACAGAGATTATCCGGCCTGCCTCTGTTTACACCAAGAGATGCTCTGAGGCTTTCATAAGGGAGGCTTTCCGATACAAAGTGAGGGACCTTCGGAATATGCTGTCTGACTGCTCAGAATACCACATCCGACTGATCCGAGAAGCCGCCATGG GTCAGGGATTCGATAGGCACTTGTTTGCCCTGCGGTTCTTGGCAGCATCGAAGACAGGCCCCATGATTCCCGACTTCTTCCAGGATCCTGCATATTCTTATCTCAATGAAAATATCCTTTTGACAAACACATTGAGCAGCCCCTTGGTGGCCAACATTGCTTTTGCACCAGTGGTGTCAGACGGCATTGCGGTTGGGTATTCAGTTCACCAAGATTACCTGAAATTCACAGTCTCCTCCCACTGTGGCAGAAATGTTGGCGAGTTCAATCAGGGAGTGACAAAGTGcttggaaaatattttcagtgttctagaaGGCAGACCCATTCATAGCTAA